The following proteins come from a genomic window of Macadamia integrifolia cultivar HAES 741 chromosome 14, SCU_Mint_v3, whole genome shotgun sequence:
- the LOC122061970 gene encoding calcium-binding protein KIC-like: MENKGSTSEYEDLLPVMAEKLDVESFVSELCGGFQLLAEPGRGLITPESLRRNSTLLGMEGMNKEDSEAMVREGDLDGDGALNEMEFCILMVRLSPGMMEDAEAWLDKALLRELQRSA; the protein is encoded by the coding sequence ATGGAGAACAAGGGTTCGACGAGTGAATACGAAGATCTGTTACCTGTGATGGCAGAGAAGCTAGATGTGGAAAGTTTTGTGTCTGAGCTTTGCGGTGGATTTCAATTATTGGCAGAGCCCGGAAGAGGGTTGATTACGCCAGAGAGTCTGAGGAGGAATTCGACCCTTTTGGGGATGGAAGGGATGAACAAAGAGGATTCAGAAGCGATGGTGAGGGAAGGAGATCTGGATGGTGATGGAGCTCTTAATGAGATGGAGTTCTGTATCTTGATGGTTAGGCTCAGCCCTGGGATGATGGAAGACGCCGAGGCCTGGCTTGACAAAGCCCTCCTTAGGGAGCTTCAACGATCTGCTTAG